Part of the Anaeromicrobium sediminis genome is shown below.
AATGCTAGTGAAGAATTATCTAAATTAGCAGAAGATATGAACCAGAGTGTTGCTAAATTTAAATATTAAAATAATACTAAAGATATAAAAAAGAAAAATTAATAGTTTAAGCATTATAGCTACCTGTTTGCCAATCCCAAACAGGTAGTTTTTTTATTGTTTTAAGTAGTAATAGGGATAAGGCTTGATAAATTTATTAATTTATATATTTAGATTGTAAAATGTCCCATTGAACTTTAGAAATATTTTCAATCGTTTTTAAGGTTTTGGGCTAATTAAATATGTATAATCTATGTTCCCTCAGACTGATGGTTTGAGGGAGCCTTTTTATATATTCAAGAACTAAATGAACAGCAATATATCATCCTTAGTCATTGGCATATATCAACCTCCTAAGAATATTTCACCATATTTTTAAAATTTTATATTGACTGTTGACTTGGTCTATACCTTAAAATTTCTCTTGAGGTGATGAAAATGAAACAAAGAACTATTGAAAATTTTATGTATACAATGATTAAAAATGGATTTGGAGAACCTTATAAAGAGGTGGAAGAATACTTTTCAAACAAAGATTCAAAAAATAAAGATGTACTAGATGTTGGAAGTGGTCAAGGTAGAAATTCTTTGATGTTATCAGATTTTGGGTTTAATGTAACGAGTATTGACCTGTCAAGAGTTGGAATTAAACAGATGCAAGAAAGAGCTCGTGAACGTTATTTATCAATTGAAGGTATAGAAGGAGACGTATTGGAATACGAATTCACGAAGAGGTTCGATTATATTTTAGTCGATATGGTATTGCATACGTTCAAATCAAAGGAAAA
Proteins encoded:
- a CDS encoding class I SAM-dependent methyltransferase; translation: MKQRTIENFMYTMIKNGFGEPYKEVEEYFSNKDSKNKDVLDVGSGQGRNSLMLSDFGFNVTSIDLSRVGIKQMQERARERYLSIEGIEGDVLEYEFTKRFDYILVDMVLHTFKSKENVQFFLKKMRHIIKNNGEMCMIFPIEDEVYEYAKGIVNKTEEQWVEVSSSMIRVTHKMFGLTRKFEFAMYVIKNKDV